A window from Enterocloster bolteae encodes these proteins:
- a CDS encoding lysylphosphatidylglycerol synthase transmembrane domain-containing protein produces the protein MSDKKKNLINGIFLLTVFVLTIYSVFSGEDLSDIADTISEASPVYLLMGVGCVIFFIWAESAILHYLLGTLGIKTKRRTCFLYSSVGFFFSCITPSAGGGQPAQVYYMRKNMIPVPVATVVLMVVTITYKSVLVVIGCLLAVFGQGFLNRYLYEVMPVYYLGLGLNVVFCAAMLVLAFHTSLARDMAMRVLGLLEHFRFLKKKTSRTERLLLTMEHYNDTAAFLRQHKHVLLRVLFLTFCQRLALFSVTYFVYRAFGLKGTAMITLVLLQSTISVSADMLPLPGGMGISEHLFLTIFDPIFYGDLLLPAMVLSRGIAYYVQLGFSAAVTMYAHITLVRKHRKI, from the coding sequence CTGTATTTGTTCTGACCATTTACAGTGTATTTTCGGGTGAGGATTTAAGCGATATAGCGGACACCATATCCGAGGCGTCTCCTGTATACCTGCTTATGGGGGTTGGCTGTGTTATTTTTTTCATATGGGCGGAGTCTGCTATCCTGCATTATCTGCTGGGCACCCTGGGCATAAAGACAAAGAGAAGGACCTGTTTTCTGTATTCCTCTGTGGGTTTTTTCTTCAGCTGCATCACGCCTTCGGCAGGGGGAGGACAGCCGGCCCAGGTTTACTATATGAGGAAGAACATGATCCCCGTGCCTGTGGCCACAGTGGTGCTCATGGTGGTAACCATTACATACAAATCCGTTCTGGTGGTGATTGGCTGTCTTCTGGCTGTATTCGGCCAGGGCTTTTTAAATCGTTACCTGTACGAGGTCATGCCTGTCTACTATCTGGGGCTGGGGCTTAATGTGGTATTCTGCGCCGCCATGCTGGTTCTGGCTTTCCACACATCTCTTGCCAGGGACATGGCAATGCGGGTTCTGGGACTTCTGGAGCATTTTCGTTTCCTCAAGAAAAAAACCTCCAGGACAGAGCGCCTGCTCCTTACCATGGAGCATTATAATGATACGGCTGCCTTCCTGCGCCAGCACAAGCATGTGCTGCTCAGAGTGCTGTTTCTCACCTTCTGCCAGCGGCTGGCATTGTTTTCAGTGACATATTTTGTGTACAGGGCCTTTGGGCTTAAGGGGACGGCCATGATTACCCTGGTGCTTCTCCAGTCAACGATTTCTGTGTCAGCCGATATGCTGCCTCTTCCGGGGGGCATGGGAATCAGCGAGCATCTGTTCCTGACCATATTCGATCCTATTTTTTACGGGGATCTGCTTTTGCCCGCCATGGTATTGTCCAGAGGTATTGCGTATTATGTACAGCTGGGATTCAGCGCTGCGGTGACCATGTATGCCCATATTACATTGGTGAGAAAGCATAGAAAAATCTAA
- a CDS encoding YczE/YyaS/YitT family protein, producing the protein MKNSDKLKRYSMFIAGVIFSALGISLITKAGLGTSPITSLAFVLTFIFPHSLGEFTMLVNTVMFLIQAALLGRAFGKVQLLQLPAALLFSACIDGWMYILGFWKTGSYVGQVLMLLLGCVFLGLGIAFEVIPNVLILPGEGLVRVIAGLTGWRFGLVKTGFDMSIVASAVGVSLFFTGHVLGIREGTVLAALIVGSISHFFIEKVSNVLEGWIPDYSDAGDACP; encoded by the coding sequence GTGAAAAATTCAGATAAGTTGAAGCGTTACAGCATGTTTATTGCAGGTGTCATATTCAGCGCCTTGGGTATCAGCCTGATTACAAAAGCCGGACTGGGCACATCGCCCATTACCAGCCTTGCCTTTGTCCTGACGTTTATATTCCCTCACAGCCTGGGAGAGTTTACCATGCTGGTGAACACGGTCATGTTCCTGATACAGGCCGCCCTTCTGGGGAGGGCATTTGGAAAGGTACAGCTGCTTCAGCTTCCGGCCGCCCTGCTGTTTTCCGCCTGCATAGACGGATGGATGTATATTCTGGGGTTCTGGAAGACGGGAAGCTATGTGGGGCAGGTGCTCATGCTGCTGCTGGGCTGCGTGTTCCTGGGGCTGGGTATTGCCTTTGAGGTGATTCCCAATGTGCTTATCCTTCCTGGAGAGGGGCTGGTGCGTGTAATTGCAGGGCTTACCGGCTGGAGGTTTGGATTGGTAAAAACGGGTTTTGATATGAGCATTGTGGCAAGTGCTGTGGGGGTTTCACTGTTCTTTACGGGCCATGTGCTGGGAATCAGGGAAGGAACCGTGCTGGCCGCCCTCATCGTAGGAAGCATTTCCCATTTCTTTATCGAGAAGGTATCCAACGTGCTGGAAGGGTGGATACCCGACTACTCCGATGCAGGGGACGCCTGCCCGTAA
- a CDS encoding PucR family transcriptional regulator, with the protein MKKLTVADILQLDILKNVTICAGAAGLSHFVTGITTAEDPDLIQWLTGGEILLTSLYGAVTGPLSFKEYIDALASKHISALFIKTGERMPEIPAEITQSGSQYGIPIVQLPPDVSFFDVVSSVMKQILNNKAQYFIELQNNMSQLLASGAGEQDILDYLAEYVPASIHLCDSDKNIIFTSQSEEFHSEMAIADRISLPIMCMGEVCGYLEAATNRYLDENLEGLLKNAANLSAVLYLKKYYTVEIEQRYISGFLKELFRQNMGVKQIVEKAEGYGWHENDSYLAVSIQLEAARNITKVPEALAEMTRLIPKSNYYFCIQDDLLNIIYRTEKKLSPQELYDLVTEVITNLNQYISKTYGSFTFYAGISSIASELFQLSQKIQESADSLQFCRVFNNRLVKYEDMGALRMLATYSHRSNLEQVIPPAVTRLAEYDKLNNTQYLETLDSLLGNNLNLSKTAKQLFIHYKTMLHRMDRICEIAEISLDDRQTRLDVELGVKLYMMLPK; encoded by the coding sequence ATGAAAAAACTGACAGTGGCTGACATCTTACAACTGGATATTCTGAAAAATGTAACAATATGTGCGGGAGCCGCAGGCCTGTCTCATTTTGTCACTGGTATCACCACAGCCGAAGACCCGGATCTGATCCAGTGGCTTACCGGCGGCGAAATTCTTCTTACTTCTCTGTACGGAGCCGTAACCGGCCCCCTTTCCTTCAAAGAATATATTGATGCCCTGGCCTCAAAACACATCAGCGCTTTGTTCATAAAGACTGGGGAGCGCATGCCGGAAATCCCGGCGGAAATCACTCAGTCCGGCAGCCAGTACGGAATTCCCATTGTACAGCTTCCCCCTGATGTGAGCTTCTTTGACGTGGTGTCTTCTGTCATGAAACAGATCCTGAATAACAAAGCGCAGTACTTTATAGAGCTTCAGAACAATATGTCACAGCTTCTGGCCTCCGGGGCCGGAGAACAGGATATCCTGGATTACCTGGCTGAATATGTGCCTGCTTCCATTCATCTGTGCGATTCTGATAAAAATATTATTTTTACTTCCCAATCAGAAGAATTCCACTCTGAAATGGCCATAGCAGACAGGATCTCGCTTCCCATTATGTGCATGGGAGAGGTGTGCGGCTATCTGGAAGCTGCGACCAACCGTTATCTCGATGAAAATCTGGAAGGACTTCTGAAAAATGCGGCAAATCTGTCTGCCGTTCTCTATCTCAAAAAGTATTACACTGTTGAAATAGAGCAGAGATACATATCCGGGTTTTTAAAAGAATTGTTTCGACAAAATATGGGAGTAAAACAGATTGTAGAGAAGGCTGAAGGGTATGGCTGGCACGAGAATGATTCCTATCTGGCAGTCTCCATTCAACTGGAGGCTGCCAGAAACATAACCAAGGTTCCTGAGGCGCTGGCAGAGATGACGCGCCTGATTCCCAAAAGCAACTATTACTTCTGCATCCAGGATGATCTGCTGAATATAATATACAGGACAGAAAAAAAGCTCTCTCCCCAAGAATTGTACGATCTGGTCACAGAAGTTATAACAAATTTAAACCAATACATTTCAAAAACATATGGCTCTTTTACCTTCTACGCAGGTATCAGCAGCATCGCATCTGAATTGTTCCAGCTTTCCCAGAAGATTCAGGAATCAGCAGATTCCCTGCAGTTCTGCCGCGTGTTTAACAACAGGCTGGTAAAGTATGAAGACATGGGGGCACTGCGCATGCTGGCCACCTATTCCCACCGCAGCAACCTGGAACAGGTGATTCCCCCTGCAGTGACCAGATTGGCGGAATACGACAAGCTCAATAATACCCAATATTTAGAAACCCTTGATTCCCTTCTTGGAAATAACCTGAACCTGAGCAAAACCGCCAAACAGCTGTTTATCCACTACAAGACAATGCTTCACCGCATGGACCGTATCTGCGAGATTGCAGAGATATCCCTGGATGACAGACAGACCCGGCTGGATGTAGAGCTGGGAGTAAAACTTTATATGATGCTGCCCAAATAA
- the nikB gene encoding nickel ABC transporter permease — translation MLKFTMKRLVYLVLVLVGVSFLVFLLLYMTPGDPVRMMLGESATPEAQAELRLELGLDDPFLVQYGRYIKNIVVHQDLGTSYSTRRPVLDEIMTVFPNTVKLATAAIIIAVILGTFLGIVSAVKQNSLLDNAVMVLALIGTSAPIFWIGILMIILFSVNLGWLPPSGFGSFKQLIMPALALGMQSTAVVARMTRSSMLEVIRQDFVKTARAKGQKESVVIMKHVFRNALIPVITVVGLQFGTLLGGAMLTEVVFSIPGVGRLMIEAIKQRDFPIVQGSVLFVAACFSLVNLAVDLLYAVVDPKVSKE, via the coding sequence ATGCTGAAGTTCACAATGAAAAGGCTGGTATATCTGGTTCTGGTGCTTGTGGGTGTGTCATTTCTGGTATTCCTGCTGCTCTACATGACGCCAGGGGACCCGGTCCGGATGATGCTGGGTGAATCAGCTACCCCAGAAGCGCAGGCGGAACTGCGGCTGGAGCTGGGACTTGACGATCCCTTTCTGGTACAGTATGGGCGCTATATCAAAAATATCGTAGTACATCAGGATCTGGGGACGTCCTACTCCACCAGAAGACCTGTACTGGACGAGATTATGACAGTGTTTCCCAACACAGTCAAGCTCGCCACAGCGGCAATCATCATCGCCGTCATCCTGGGAACCTTCCTGGGAATTGTCTCTGCGGTAAAGCAGAACTCCCTTCTGGACAATGCCGTTATGGTGCTGGCGCTCATTGGAACATCGGCCCCCATCTTCTGGATCGGCATCCTGATGATTATTCTGTTCTCTGTCAATCTGGGATGGCTGCCACCTTCGGGTTTCGGAAGTTTTAAGCAGTTGATTATGCCCGCCCTTGCGCTGGGGATGCAGAGTACGGCGGTAGTGGCCAGGATGACACGTTCCAGCATGCTGGAGGTGATACGCCAGGATTTCGTCAAGACAGCCAGGGCAAAAGGACAGAAGGAAAGCGTGGTCATCATGAAGCATGTGTTCAGAAATGCTTTGATTCCTGTTATCACCGTGGTGGGACTTCAGTTCGGAACGCTTTTAGGAGGCGCTATGCTGACAGAAGTTGTATTTTCCATTCCAGGGGTAGGGCGTCTGATGATTGAGGCCATCAAGCAGAGGGATTTCCCCATTGTCCAGGGCAGCGTTCTGTTCGTTGCGGCATGTTTCTCGTTGGTTAATCTCGCGGTGGACCTGTTGTACGCAGTTGTCGATCCGAAGGTCTCAAAAGAATAA
- a CDS encoding ABC transporter permease has product MEEKKSRSQVVTILKALSRNRMAVLGLVILIILLFTGIFAHVIAPYDFAKQNLADAFQHPSPSHIFGTDEFGRDIFSRVVYGARMSLLVGFVSVGIAVIIGGVLGAIAGYYGRRVDNLIMRFMDVLLAVPQTLLAIAIVAALGTGLMNLMIAVGISSVPTYARIVRASVLTIREEEYIEAARASGTSNTKIIIKHILPNCVAPVIVQVTLGIAGAILTAAGMSFIGLGIQPPNPEWGNMLSSGRDYIRGYAYMTMFPGLAIVITVLSLNLLGDGLRDALDPKLRN; this is encoded by the coding sequence ATGGAAGAGAAGAAATCCAGAAGTCAGGTTGTGACCATCCTGAAAGCGCTCAGCAGAAACCGTATGGCGGTTTTGGGACTGGTCATCCTGATCATTCTTTTATTTACAGGTATATTCGCACATGTTATCGCGCCCTATGATTTTGCCAAGCAGAATCTGGCTGATGCCTTTCAGCACCCCAGTCCCAGCCACATTTTCGGAACAGATGAGTTCGGCCGCGACATCTTCAGCCGTGTTGTGTACGGGGCCAGAATGTCCCTTCTGGTTGGCTTTGTCTCTGTTGGCATTGCTGTAATTATAGGCGGCGTTTTGGGGGCAATCGCAGGTTACTACGGCAGAAGGGTGGATAATCTGATCATGCGTTTTATGGATGTGCTTCTGGCTGTGCCCCAGACACTGCTGGCAATTGCCATTGTAGCTGCCCTGGGAACAGGACTCATGAACCTGATGATAGCGGTTGGTATATCCTCGGTTCCCACATATGCACGTATCGTAAGGGCTTCCGTGCTGACAATCCGTGAGGAAGAGTATATTGAAGCAGCCAGGGCGTCCGGCACATCCAATACAAAAATCATTATAAAGCATATTCTTCCCAACTGTGTGGCGCCCGTTATTGTCCAGGTAACGCTGGGTATCGCCGGGGCGATTCTGACAGCTGCAGGAATGAGTTTTATCGGACTGGGCATACAGCCGCCCAATCCTGAGTGGGGCAACATGCTTTCCTCCGGCCGTGATTATATCAGAGGATATGCGTACATGACCATGTTCCCAGGTCTTGCCATCGTTATCACTGTTCTCTCCCTGAACCTTCTGGGAGACGGCTTAAGAGATGCGCTTGATCCGAAACTGAGAAACTAA
- a CDS encoding ABC transporter ATP-binding protein, whose amino-acid sequence MEKEKLLDIKDLSVTYKTEDGIVYAVNNLNLTLEPKETLGFVGETGAGKTTTAMTIMGLLPTPPGKVTSGEIMFDGKDMLKIGDKERRGILGEKISMIFQDPMTSLNPSMKVGDQIVEMIRLHKVIGKKEAFEEACGLLEMVGIRRERANDYPHQFSGGMKQRVVIAIALACRPKMIIADEPTTALDVTIQAQVMNLIKGLKEKLGTSMILITHDLGIVAEICDKVAIMYAGQVVEYAEVSKIYHNPCHPYTKGLFNSIPKLDTEEDWLEEIHGLPPEPTERIDGCSFNPRCPNCMEICKHKKPEITVVNGEHYTRCFLYEKQEEVNKDE is encoded by the coding sequence GTGGAAAAGGAAAAATTGCTTGATATCAAGGATTTAAGTGTTACATATAAAACAGAAGACGGAATTGTATATGCTGTAAATAACCTGAACTTAACCCTGGAACCCAAAGAAACGCTGGGATTTGTGGGGGAGACAGGAGCGGGTAAGACAACCACGGCCATGACCATCATGGGACTTCTCCCCACACCGCCGGGAAAGGTGACTTCCGGAGAAATCATGTTTGACGGAAAAGACATGTTAAAAATCGGGGACAAGGAGAGAAGAGGGATTCTGGGAGAAAAAATCTCCATGATTTTCCAGGACCCCATGACCTCCTTAAATCCTTCCATGAAGGTGGGGGATCAGATCGTGGAGATGATCCGACTTCACAAGGTAATCGGCAAAAAGGAAGCGTTTGAGGAGGCCTGCGGACTGCTGGAGATGGTAGGAATCAGAAGAGAGAGGGCCAATGATTATCCCCATCAGTTTTCCGGCGGCATGAAACAGAGGGTGGTGATCGCCATTGCATTGGCCTGCCGTCCTAAGATGATCATTGCAGATGAACCTACCACGGCCCTGGATGTGACAATCCAGGCCCAGGTCATGAATCTGATCAAGGGGCTGAAAGAAAAGCTGGGAACCTCCATGATCCTGATCACCCACGATCTGGGTATCGTTGCGGAGATCTGCGATAAGGTGGCCATCATGTATGCGGGCCAGGTGGTGGAGTATGCGGAGGTAAGCAAGATTTACCATAATCCCTGTCATCCATATACAAAGGGCCTGTTTAATTCCATTCCGAAACTGGATACGGAGGAGGACTGGCTGGAGGAGATCCACGGACTGCCTCCGGAACCTACAGAGAGGATTGACGGCTGTTCCTTCAATCCCAGATGTCCCAACTGCATGGAAATCTGCAAGCATAAAAAGCCGGAAATTACAGTTGTGAACGGTGAGCATTATACCAGGTGCTTTTTATACGAGAAGCAGGAGGAGGTAAATAAAGATGAGTAA
- a CDS encoding ABC transporter ATP-binding protein produces the protein MSNPEERLVEINHLKKYFHVNKGLLHAVDDVSFYINKGETLGLVGESGCGKSTTGRTIIRLLEADSGEVNFHGENVLGFNKSQMKTFREHVQMVFQDPYSCLNPRLSVFELIAEPLTNMEEYRRDKKKLDARVRELMDVVGLSRRLINAYPHELDGGRRQRVGIARALSVKPEFIVLDEPVSALDVCIQAQIINLLKRLQMDLGLTYLFISHDLSVVKHISNRIGVMYLGKIVELSDYRSIFSGPLHPYTKALLSAIPIPKVGVEREQIILKGDVPSPVNLPGGCRFAGRCPYVTERCRQEDPELKNAGDNHFVACHLAGEM, from the coding sequence ATGAGTAATCCGGAAGAGAGATTAGTTGAAATCAATCATCTGAAAAAATATTTCCATGTAAATAAGGGACTGCTCCATGCGGTGGATGATGTGAGCTTTTATATTAACAAGGGCGAGACACTGGGACTTGTTGGAGAATCCGGCTGCGGAAAGTCTACCACAGGGCGAACCATCATCCGTCTTCTGGAAGCAGACAGCGGAGAGGTGAATTTCCACGGAGAAAATGTACTGGGATTTAACAAAAGCCAGATGAAAACATTCAGGGAACATGTACAGATGGTATTCCAGGATCCGTATTCCTGTCTGAATCCCAGGCTTTCCGTGTTTGAGCTGATTGCGGAACCGCTTACAAATATGGAAGAGTACCGCAGAGACAAAAAAAAGCTGGATGCCAGGGTCCGCGAGCTGATGGATGTGGTAGGGCTTTCCAGAAGGCTGATCAATGCCTATCCTCATGAGCTGGATGGGGGAAGAAGGCAGAGAGTGGGAATTGCCCGTGCCTTATCCGTAAAACCGGAATTCATTGTACTGGACGAGCCCGTATCAGCCCTTGACGTATGCATCCAGGCACAGATCATCAACCTGTTAAAACGGCTTCAGATGGATCTGGGGCTGACATACCTGTTTATTTCTCACGACTTAAGCGTTGTAAAGCATATAAGCAACCGGATCGGCGTTATGTATCTGGGAAAGATAGTGGAGCTCAGTGATTACAGGTCCATTTTCAGCGGCCCCCTCCATCCATATACAAAAGCGCTCTTATCTGCTATTCCCATCCCAAAGGTAGGGGTTGAGAGGGAACAGATTATACTGAAGGGGGATGTTCCCAGCCCTGTCAATCTTCCGGGAGGCTGCCGTTTTGCGGGTCGCTGTCCGTATGTGACAGAGCGGTGCAGACAGGAGGATCCAGAGCTCAAAAACGCAGGAGACAACCACTTTGTGGCCTGTCATCTGGCGGGGGAAATGTAA
- a CDS encoding ABC transporter substrate-binding protein → MRKVKKAAGILLALTLAASLVTGCGGSSSKAQEEKDTLTVAITGDPPTLDPHASSTSSSVNNLNPVYETLVRYDDDGEIKPLLATEWKRLDDLNWEFKLRDDVYFHNGEKMTANDVLYSFKRATGPDGAKVSYIMSAIDADNCKVVDDNTIIIATHEPFSPLVGYLPYIGAVVVSEKEFTEDPEKAAQNPVGTGPFKFVSWAKNDRCVYERNDEYWGDKPAYKNLVIRTIVEANSRVIELESGNIDIAFDIPANDVERLENNKDTAIVKRASTIVEYMVMNVTKKPLDDVRVRQAIDWALDENAILTAVWRGSAQYSPTTVAPSMKYFDDSDTDCRYDVEKAKALLAEAGVSDLHLKLTCAENTNRLNEATIIQDMLAQVGITVEIQSYEAGTFYDMVDAGETEIFLIGFGAVGFPEPDNNIYGPFNSKQIPTNNMGFYSDPEMDKMLEAQRNTSDGPEREQIIKDIQKYLRVNLPVIPVANTEQVLGIRSNVKGFVPTPAGSHFFQNVHFENAEQ, encoded by the coding sequence ATGAGAAAAGTGAAAAAGGCGGCCGGCATCCTGCTGGCACTCACACTGGCTGCATCCTTAGTGACAGGCTGCGGCGGCAGTTCTTCCAAGGCTCAGGAGGAAAAGGATACCCTGACAGTGGCTATTACGGGAGATCCGCCAACATTGGACCCGCATGCGTCATCCACCTCAAGCAGTGTAAACAACTTAAATCCTGTTTACGAGACCCTGGTGAGATATGATGATGACGGGGAAATAAAGCCTCTTCTTGCCACAGAGTGGAAAAGGTTGGATGACTTAAACTGGGAGTTTAAGCTGAGAGACGACGTGTATTTCCACAACGGGGAGAAGATGACGGCAAACGATGTGCTTTACAGCTTTAAGAGAGCCACGGGACCGGACGGCGCAAAGGTTTCTTACATCATGTCTGCCATTGATGCGGATAACTGCAAGGTGGTGGATGACAATACCATCATCATTGCCACCCATGAGCCATTTTCTCCTTTAGTTGGCTATCTTCCGTATATCGGAGCAGTGGTTGTCAGCGAGAAGGAATTCACGGAGGATCCGGAGAAGGCAGCACAGAACCCGGTTGGAACAGGACCCTTTAAATTTGTATCATGGGCAAAAAATGACCGCTGTGTATATGAAAGAAATGACGAGTACTGGGGCGACAAGCCGGCTTATAAGAACCTGGTAATCCGCACAATTGTTGAGGCCAACAGCCGCGTAATTGAGCTGGAATCCGGAAATATTGATATTGCATTTGACATTCCTGCAAATGATGTTGAGAGGCTGGAGAACAACAAGGATACTGCTATTGTAAAACGTGCCAGCACAATTGTGGAATACATGGTTATGAATGTGACCAAGAAACCTCTTGATGATGTAAGAGTAAGGCAGGCCATTGACTGGGCCCTGGATGAAAACGCCATCCTTACAGCTGTCTGGAGAGGAAGTGCACAGTATTCTCCCACCACGGTGGCGCCAAGCATGAAGTATTTCGATGATTCTGATACGGACTGCAGGTATGATGTTGAGAAGGCAAAAGCGCTTCTGGCAGAGGCCGGGGTATCTGATCTTCACTTAAAACTGACCTGCGCAGAAAACACCAACAGACTGAACGAGGCTACCATCATCCAGGACATGCTGGCTCAGGTTGGAATAACCGTGGAGATCCAGAGTTATGAGGCGGGTACCTTCTATGACATGGTGGATGCCGGTGAGACAGAGATATTCCTGATCGGTTTTGGAGCCGTAGGATTCCCTGAGCCGGACAATAACATTTACGGACCGTTTAACAGCAAGCAGATTCCTACAAACAACATGGGCTTCTACTCTGACCCGGAGATGGATAAAATGCTTGAGGCGCAGAGAAATACCAGTGACGGACCGGAGAGGGAGCAGATCATCAAGGATATCCAGAAATATCTGCGCGTCAACCTTCCTGTTATTCCGGTTGCCAATACAGAGCAGGTTCTTGGTATCAGAAGCAATGTAAAGGGATTTGTGCCCACACCGGCAGGAAGCCATTTCTTCCAGAACGTACATTTTGAAAATGCTGAACAATAA
- a CDS encoding chlorohydrolase family protein, producing the protein MITRVKGSYVIGYNGADHEIIRDGEVVYENDTIIYVGKHYEGEVSKTEDAGNAVIMPGFIDLNALGDIDHDILHTEAFSNIRSSLNPSEEYFEKGTHEVMTAEEEAFKSLYAYTQLIMHGITTAMPITSTYYKKWADTYEEEEAGVHHAGRLGLRLYTSPSYQCGLNVVRPDGTMTVRYLEGQGEEGLERAVRFIRKYDGAYDGLIRGALLPERIETQTEENLIRTKQYAEELKCPIKLHAAQGLFEYRFIKERTGKSPVEYLESIGFLGKNVGIPHCYIVKGTRWVEDGGDDLSILSNTGTTAIFCPVIIGRSGHYQDSFAKYRARNINVAVGTDTFPPDFFQNIRIASWFSQMAENKVEGSAMADVYRAVTLGGSALLGREDLGRLAPGAKADMIAVDLEDFHMGAVDDPIRTIFMCGCGRDVKLSIINGKTVMKDRTIEGVDLEEIKAKGQKYYDKMRMGYMERDYRHLSEDELFRPSFPIHK; encoded by the coding sequence ATGATTACGAGAGTCAAAGGGTCCTATGTGATCGGCTATAACGGAGCGGATCATGAGATTATCCGGGACGGTGAGGTGGTTTACGAGAATGATACCATCATTTATGTGGGAAAGCATTATGAGGGGGAAGTCAGCAAGACAGAGGATGCAGGTAATGCCGTCATCATGCCTGGATTTATTGACTTAAATGCCCTTGGGGATATTGACCATGATATTCTCCACACGGAGGCTTTCAGCAATATCAGGAGCAGCCTGAATCCTTCAGAGGAGTATTTTGAGAAGGGCACTCATGAGGTGATGACAGCAGAGGAGGAGGCCTTCAAATCCCTTTATGCGTACACACAGCTGATTATGCACGGCATTACCACAGCCATGCCCATCACATCCACATACTATAAAAAATGGGCGGATACTTATGAAGAGGAAGAGGCGGGTGTCCATCACGCAGGCAGACTGGGTCTGAGGCTGTACACTTCTCCCAGCTACCAGTGCGGTCTGAACGTAGTCCGTCCTGACGGTACCATGACAGTCCGTTACCTGGAGGGGCAGGGAGAGGAAGGGTTAGAGAGAGCGGTCCGATTTATCCGCAAATATGACGGGGCCTATGATGGCCTGATCCGTGGGGCCCTGCTGCCTGAGCGGATTGAGACACAGACAGAGGAGAACCTGATCCGCACAAAACAGTATGCAGAGGAATTAAAGTGCCCCATTAAGCTCCACGCGGCACAGGGACTGTTTGAATACCGCTTCATAAAGGAGCGGACAGGCAAAAGCCCGGTGGAATATCTGGAGAGCATTGGATTTCTCGGAAAGAACGTGGGAATTCCCCACTGCTATATCGTAAAAGGTACCAGGTGGGTGGAGGATGGAGGGGACGATCTGTCTATCCTTTCAAATACAGGTACCACTGCCATATTCTGCCCGGTTATAATAGGGAGAAGCGGGCATTACCAGGATTCCTTTGCAAAATACCGCGCCAGGAATATCAATGTGGCAGTGGGAACAGATACGTTTCCACCTGATTTTTTCCAGAATATCCGCATTGCTTCCTGGTTCTCACAGATGGCGGAGAACAAGGTGGAAGGCTCTGCCATGGCTGATGTGTACAGGGCAGTAACCCTTGGAGGCTCCGCCCTTTTGGGGAGGGAGGACCTGGGCCGTCTGGCTCCCGGTGCAAAGGCTGACATGATAGCTGTGGATTTGGAGGATTTCCATATGGGAGCAGTGGATGATCCCATCCGCACGATTTTCATGTGCGGCTGCGGCCGTGACGTGAAGCTGTCCATTATTAACGGAAAGACTGTCATGAAGGACAGGACCATTGAAGGTGTGGACCTGGAGGAGATAAAGGCAAAGGGGCAGAAGTATTATGACAAGATGAGGATGGGATATATGGAGAGGGACTACCGCCATCTGTCTGAGGATGAGCTGTTTAGACCGTCATTTCCCATTCATAAATAA